The following proteins are co-located in the Echinicola sp. 20G genome:
- a CDS encoding OmpA family protein codes for MKKLLLSTLMVGALAVGANAQNDFNKWSIDVNGGFNKAMAPITPGYYSPTLNLGHADVGIRYMFNEKFGAKVDYGFGKYQEADGTPSFETNYYRVNLQGVANLGRIMNFETFSRSIGLLGHFGAGFGRVTPQENTWADFEDNVYNFIAGLTGQVKLGGRVALNGDISTVIAGRQDVAFDGASSIAVGANNGYYGANAVSWTGTLGLSFYLGGHSTHADWYIRDDMYATKSELENQIGEIKDMLKDSDGDGVPDYLDKEPNTPAGARVDSHGRTLDSDGDGIPDHSDDCAFVPGPASNNGCPVEEVDETDFFKKAINEGYVNVYYAFDSAKPLGYSSSSVNYVSNFLKRNPGVNVAIKGYADEIGPDDYNMKLSERRAKAVYDLLIAAGIDSSRISYKGYGEDTSVDKQSADARQLARRASFEVE; via the coding sequence ATGAAAAAATTATTACTATCAACATTAATGGTTGGTGCGTTAGCAGTTGGAGCTAATGCCCAAAATGACTTCAATAAGTGGTCAATCGACGTTAATGGTGGGTTCAATAAAGCTATGGCTCCTATCACGCCGGGTTATTATTCTCCTACCTTGAACCTTGGACATGCTGATGTAGGCATCAGATATATGTTCAATGAGAAATTTGGCGCGAAAGTGGACTATGGCTTCGGTAAATACCAAGAAGCTGACGGAACTCCTTCTTTCGAAACGAACTATTACAGAGTGAACTTACAAGGTGTTGCTAACCTTGGTAGAATCATGAACTTCGAGACTTTCTCAAGAAGCATTGGTCTATTGGGTCACTTCGGTGCTGGTTTTGGTAGAGTTACCCCTCAAGAAAATACTTGGGCTGATTTCGAAGATAATGTTTACAATTTCATCGCAGGTTTGACTGGACAGGTTAAATTGGGTGGTAGAGTTGCTCTTAACGGAGATATCAGTACTGTAATCGCTGGTCGTCAAGATGTAGCTTTTGATGGTGCTTCCTCAATTGCTGTAGGTGCCAATAATGGTTATTACGGCGCTAATGCTGTTTCTTGGACTGGTACTTTAGGTCTTTCCTTCTACTTAGGTGGACACAGCACTCATGCTGACTGGTACATCAGAGATGACATGTACGCTACTAAGAGTGAATTGGAAAACCAAATCGGTGAAATCAAGGACATGCTGAAAGATTCTGACGGTGACGGTGTACCTGATTACTTAGATAAAGAGCCTAACACACCAGCTGGTGCTAGAGTAGATTCTCATGGTAGAACTTTGGATTCTGATGGTGATGGAATTCCTGATCATTCTGATGATTGTGCTTTCGTTCCAGGTCCAGCATCTAATAACGGTTGCCCAGTTGAAGAAGTTGATGAAACTGACTTCTTCAAGAAAGCTATCAACGAAGGTTATGTAAATGTTTACTATGCTTTCGATAGTGCTAAACCACTAGGTTACTCTTCTTCTTCTGTGAATTATGTATCTAATTTCTTGAAGAGAAACCCAGGTGTAAACGTAGCCATCAAAGGTTATGCTGATGAAATTGGTCCAGATGACTATAACATGAAATTATCTGAAAGAAGAGCTAAAGCTGTTTACGATCTATTGATCGCTGCCGGTATCGATTCTTCTAGAATTTCTTACAAAGGTTATGGAGAAGACACTAGTGTGGACAAGCAATCTGCAGATGCTCGTCAGTTAGCTAGAAGAGCTTCTTTCGAAGTAGAATAA
- a CDS encoding adenylate kinase, with protein MLNIVLFGPPGAGKGTQSEKLIAKYSLEHISTGDLFRKHLGEGTDLGKLARKYMDEGRLVPDEVVIGMVDDKIKSTVGAKGFILDGFPRTVAQAEALDQLLEEKGLSISGMIALDVPEEELKERIRHRGKTSGRVDDQDEEKINTRIQVYKEETLPVASYYKSQGKLSTIQGVGGVEDIFGKICDVIDQY; from the coding sequence ATGCTAAACATTGTTTTATTTGGACCTCCAGGTGCAGGCAAAGGAACACAAAGTGAAAAACTGATTGCTAAATATAGCTTAGAGCACATCTCCACAGGAGATTTGTTTAGAAAGCATCTTGGTGAAGGAACTGATCTGGGAAAATTGGCGAGAAAATACATGGATGAAGGAAGATTGGTTCCTGACGAAGTGGTGATTGGTATGGTAGATGATAAAATCAAAAGTACCGTAGGTGCCAAAGGGTTTATTTTGGATGGTTTCCCTAGGACTGTAGCTCAAGCGGAAGCCTTGGACCAATTGTTGGAAGAGAAGGGTTTGTCCATTTCAGGTATGATCGCTTTGGATGTGCCAGAAGAAGAATTAAAAGAAAGAATTAGGCACAGGGGAAAAACCTCTGGTAGGGTAGACGACCAGGACGAGGAAAAAATCAATACTCGTATTCAGGTTTACAAAGAGGAAACGCTGCCTGTAGCCAGTTACTATAAGAGCCAAGGTAAACTTTCTACCATTCAAGGGGTGGGAGGTGTTGAAGATATTTTCGGTAAAATATGTGACGTGATCGATCAGTATTAA
- a CDS encoding ABC transporter ATP-binding protein, with the protein MDILKIEGLHKKYGAQSALTDVDLVVPKGCIFGLLGPNGAGKTTLIRIVNQIIDADSGKVSVNGELLAPKHIKSIGYLPEERGLYKRMKVGEQLLYFAQLKGLSSHAAKDKVKYWLEKLEITAWVDKKIEDLSKGMAQKIQFISTVIHDPEILILDEPFSGFDPVNAEIIKNVILELKEKGTTVMLSTHRMESVELLCDHIAMINKSHKVLDGPVHQVKDEARSNTFEVKLRAVHQPLPEKFIGAIEMGGIVRFDVSLGDAAPNDLLRELMSHGEVVSFSEKVPSIEEIFIQKVKESEYE; encoded by the coding sequence TTGGATATTCTTAAAATTGAAGGGCTTCATAAAAAATATGGAGCTCAATCTGCTTTGACCGATGTAGACTTGGTTGTGCCGAAAGGTTGCATCTTTGGTCTCCTTGGTCCTAATGGTGCAGGTAAAACGACTTTGATTCGGATCGTGAATCAAATTATCGATGCTGACTCGGGTAAGGTCAGCGTGAACGGGGAACTTTTGGCTCCCAAACATATCAAGAGCATAGGTTATTTGCCTGAGGAAAGGGGATTGTATAAAAGAATGAAGGTGGGTGAGCAACTTTTGTATTTTGCCCAGCTGAAGGGACTTTCCAGCCATGCTGCAAAGGACAAAGTAAAATATTGGCTAGAGAAGCTAGAAATCACAGCTTGGGTAGACAAAAAGATAGAAGACCTTTCTAAAGGGATGGCGCAAAAGATTCAGTTCATTTCTACCGTAATACACGATCCTGAAATTCTTATACTTGATGAACCTTTTTCTGGTTTTGACCCAGTCAATGCGGAGATTATTAAGAATGTGATTTTGGAGTTGAAGGAAAAGGGCACAACAGTGATGCTGAGTACCCATAGAATGGAATCAGTTGAGCTTCTATGCGATCATATTGCGATGATCAATAAGTCTCATAAGGTTTTGGATGGTCCAGTTCATCAAGTTAAGGATGAGGCAAGGTCCAATACTTTTGAAGTGAAATTAAGGGCTGTTCATCAACCGCTTCCTGAGAAGTTTATTGGAGCAATAGAAATGGGAGGTATAGTAAGGTTTGATGTTTCATTGGGAGATGCAGCTCCAAATGACTTGCTGAGGGAGTTAATGAGCCATGGGGAAGTGGTTAGTTTCTCAGAGAAAGTCCCTTCTATTGAGGAAATTTTTATTCAAAAAGTAAAAGAAAGCGAATATGAATAA
- a CDS encoding calcium/sodium antiporter, producing MVYLLVVLGFIILLYGGKILVDGASAVASKLGLSPSLIGMTIVAFGTSAPELLVSITAALKGTNDIAIGNVIGSNISNITLVLGITALVYPIYLKSLTLKWDFSFTLLSALLFYVLALNNLISLVDGIILFSLLILTNWFLFTRVHHSLEEFSEDDAEKMKHQPIFKSITLIILGIVGLYFGSELLVNNAIILAEQFGISERIIGVTIIAIGTSLPELATSVLAALKKETDIALGNILGSNMQNILSIIGVTAIIKPIEVSELFLSSDFLWMIGFTLLLFPLMRSGYKINRAEGGLLLAAYGIYLFFLL from the coding sequence GTGGTATATTTATTAGTAGTATTAGGCTTTATTATTCTTTTGTACGGGGGCAAGATCTTAGTTGATGGAGCTTCTGCAGTAGCATCAAAACTTGGACTCAGCCCTAGTTTGATCGGAATGACTATCGTTGCTTTCGGAACCTCTGCTCCTGAATTATTGGTCAGTATTACAGCTGCTCTTAAAGGAACGAATGACATTGCCATTGGAAATGTCATCGGATCCAACATTTCCAACATCACTCTTGTATTAGGTATTACCGCTCTGGTATATCCTATTTACTTGAAATCCCTTACACTTAAATGGGACTTTAGCTTCACACTCTTATCTGCACTATTATTCTATGTATTGGCGCTGAACAATCTCATCTCGCTCGTTGATGGCATCATCCTTTTTTCACTCCTTATTCTAACCAATTGGTTCTTATTCACCCGGGTCCATCATTCTTTAGAGGAGTTTTCTGAAGATGATGCAGAAAAGATGAAACATCAACCAATCTTTAAGTCTATTACACTCATAATCCTAGGTATTGTAGGCCTCTATTTTGGATCTGAATTATTGGTAAACAATGCTATAATCTTGGCGGAACAGTTTGGTATCAGTGAGAGGATTATTGGCGTTACAATTATTGCCATTGGTACGAGCTTACCAGAATTAGCCACTTCTGTATTGGCTGCATTGAAAAAAGAAACAGATATCGCGCTTGGAAATATTTTAGGGAGCAATATGCAGAACATTCTTTCCATCATTGGTGTTACTGCTATTATAAAACCCATAGAAGTTAGCGAACTGTTTTTGTCAAGCGACTTTCTATGGATGATTGGGTTTACCCTGCTATTGTTCCCCCTGATGCGATCAGGCTACAAAATCAATCGGGCTGAAGGCGGCCTTCTTCTAGCAGCCTATGGTATATATTTATTCTTCCTACTTTAA
- the hpt gene encoding hypoxanthine phosphoribosyltransferase, whose translation MLKIKDKEFIPFLTEEKIKSRVQDLGRQISKDYQDKNPLVLGVLNGVFMFFSDLMKETDVSLEVSFVKVASYESTSSTGKVNDLIGLVEDIVGRHVIIIEDIVDTGLSMSHLLKLVSSKSPKSIAIVSLLLKPEALQQPIEVDYVGFEIPNKFVVGYGLDYDGEGRNLKEIYQLK comes from the coding sequence ATGTTGAAAATAAAGGACAAAGAATTCATCCCTTTTCTAACTGAGGAGAAAATCAAGAGTCGTGTTCAGGATTTGGGACGGCAGATCTCCAAAGATTACCAAGATAAGAACCCCTTGGTTTTGGGGGTGTTGAATGGTGTCTTTATGTTTTTTTCTGATTTGATGAAAGAAACAGACGTTTCATTGGAAGTGTCATTTGTGAAAGTGGCTTCTTATGAATCCACAAGTTCTACTGGCAAAGTTAATGATTTAATAGGGCTTGTTGAGGACATAGTAGGGAGACATGTGATCATCATTGAAGATATCGTGGATACTGGTCTAAGTATGTCTCATTTACTTAAGCTGGTTTCTTCGAAAAGTCCTAAAAGTATTGCGATCGTAAGCTTATTGTTAAAGCCTGAAGCATTGCAACAGCCTATTGAGGTGGATTATGTTGGCTTTGAAATCCCTAATAAGTTTGTGGTTGGCTACGGCTTGGACTATGATGGAGAAGGAAGAAATTTAAAAGAAATATATCAACTGAAGTAA
- the upp gene encoding uracil phosphoribosyltransferase: protein MFVLSQQNSIANHFLADLRDINQQTDRLRFRTNLERLGQVLAYEISKSMDYEGSSVTTPLADTTVNKIIDQPIIISVMRAAMPFYQGVLSYFDQANSGFIGAYRKEESNNNEVEIEFNYLAAPSIENKEIILVDPMLATGKSLITSIEQLHKNGTPKKVHIAAVIAAPEGIKHLEENLKLPYQLWLGAVDEKLNEKAYIVPGLGDAGDLCFGPKL, encoded by the coding sequence ATGTTTGTACTCAGCCAACAAAACTCCATAGCCAACCATTTTTTGGCAGACCTTCGAGACATTAACCAACAGACAGACCGGTTAAGATTCCGCACCAATCTAGAGCGTCTGGGCCAAGTATTAGCCTATGAAATATCCAAGTCAATGGATTATGAAGGCAGTTCAGTCACAACCCCTCTCGCTGACACTACCGTAAATAAAATCATTGACCAACCCATTATCATTTCTGTCATGAGGGCAGCAATGCCTTTCTACCAAGGAGTTCTCAGCTACTTCGATCAAGCTAACAGTGGTTTTATTGGAGCGTACCGTAAAGAAGAGTCCAACAATAATGAGGTAGAAATTGAGTTTAACTATTTGGCTGCCCCTTCAATTGAAAATAAAGAAATAATCTTGGTTGACCCTATGCTGGCCACTGGAAAATCCTTAATAACAAGCATAGAGCAGCTCCATAAAAACGGCACACCTAAAAAAGTCCATATTGCTGCTGTAATTGCCGCCCCGGAAGGAATAAAGCATTTGGAAGAAAACCTAAAGTTACCTTATCAACTCTGGCTTGGAGCTGTAGATGAAAAGCTAAATGAAAAAGCTTATATCGTTCCAGGACTTGGTGATGCTGGTGATTTATGTTTTGGCCCTAAACTATAG
- the obgE gene encoding GTPase ObgE produces MADSNFIDYVKFCSRSGAGGAGSAHFRREKHVPKGGPDGGDGGRGGHIILRGNAQLWTLLHLKYKKHVIAQNGKGGEGGRRKGKDGDDIILEVPLGTVAKDAETKEVRFEITEDGQEIILTKGGMGGLGNDHFKTSTNQAPRYAQPGEEGIEEWIILELKLLADVGLVGFPNAGKSTLLSSISAAKPEIGDYPFTTLVPNLGVVSYRDDRSFVMADIPGIIEGAAEGKGLGLRFLRHIERNSILLFLVPADADSIKEQYEILLKELKEYNPELLDKNRILAISKADMLDEELMEEMKGDLPKGVSHVFISSVSQYNLDKLKDLVYNAIIS; encoded by the coding sequence GTGGCAGATTCGAATTTTATAGATTACGTAAAGTTTTGTTCTCGTTCAGGAGCTGGGGGAGCCGGTTCTGCTCACTTCAGGAGAGAGAAGCACGTTCCCAAGGGAGGTCCTGATGGAGGTGACGGAGGTAGAGGAGGACATATTATCTTAAGAGGTAATGCCCAGCTTTGGACTTTACTCCACCTTAAATATAAAAAGCATGTCATTGCCCAGAATGGTAAAGGCGGTGAAGGAGGAAGAAGAAAAGGTAAGGATGGTGATGATATCATTTTGGAAGTGCCATTGGGTACTGTGGCCAAAGACGCAGAGACCAAAGAAGTAAGGTTTGAAATTACTGAGGATGGTCAAGAAATCATTCTTACAAAAGGTGGTATGGGAGGATTAGGCAATGATCATTTCAAAACATCTACCAATCAAGCTCCACGCTATGCTCAACCTGGTGAGGAAGGAATAGAGGAATGGATCATTCTTGAGTTAAAGCTTTTGGCTGATGTTGGACTGGTTGGTTTTCCTAATGCAGGAAAATCCACTTTGCTTTCTAGTATTTCAGCTGCCAAGCCAGAAATAGGAGACTACCCGTTTACCACCTTAGTGCCTAATTTGGGAGTGGTAAGTTATCGGGATGATAGGTCGTTTGTGATGGCAGATATTCCTGGAATTATTGAAGGGGCTGCTGAAGGGAAGGGCTTGGGGCTACGGTTTTTGAGGCATATAGAACGAAACTCAATACTTTTGTTCTTGGTGCCTGCTGATGCTGATAGCATTAAAGAGCAATATGAGATCCTTTTGAAGGAACTCAAAGAGTATAATCCTGAGTTGTTGGACAAGAACCGGATTTTAGCTATTTCCAAAGCAGATATGTTGGACGAGGAGTTGATGGAAGAGATGAAAGGTGATTTGCCAAAAGGTGTATCCCATGTATTTATTTCTTCAGTAAGTCAATATAATTTGGATAAGCTGAAGGATTTGGTTTATAATGCCATTATATCGTAA
- a CDS encoding M20/M25/M40 family metallo-hydrolase encodes MEFLFEILKKGGVSGDESEFSAFILDYVLQRRSQWKVVPEVYYGEGFHDNIVLKFGSPRTAIFAHLDTIGFTVRYENQLVPVGGPDVNDGDVLVGEDELGPIECSVKIVDGNVFHDFKRSIVRGTNLSYKQEINLDDEFIQAAYLDNRLGVYNALKVCEDLEDGVVVFSTYEEHGGGSVPFLVKFMYEKWQVSQALISDITWVTDGVKHHEGVAISLRDKYIPRKKFVDRIVELAQSSGVPFQLEVEGAGGSDGREIQMSPYMIDWCFIGAAEDNVHTPYEKVSLKDLASMIELYKYLMVHL; translated from the coding sequence ATGGAGTTTTTGTTTGAAATCCTCAAAAAAGGAGGCGTTTCAGGAGATGAATCCGAGTTCTCCGCATTCATATTAGACTATGTGCTTCAACGAAGAAGTCAGTGGAAGGTTGTGCCGGAGGTGTACTATGGTGAAGGGTTTCACGATAATATTGTGCTTAAGTTTGGTAGCCCCCGGACAGCTATTTTTGCTCATTTAGATACCATTGGTTTTACGGTGCGTTATGAAAATCAATTAGTTCCAGTTGGTGGGCCAGATGTTAATGACGGAGATGTATTGGTAGGTGAAGATGAACTAGGACCAATAGAATGTAGTGTGAAAATAGTTGATGGAAATGTGTTTCATGACTTTAAAAGATCAATTGTTCGTGGTACAAACCTTTCGTACAAGCAAGAGATAAACTTGGATGATGAATTTATTCAGGCAGCCTATTTGGATAATAGACTTGGAGTATATAATGCGCTTAAAGTGTGTGAGGATTTGGAGGATGGAGTAGTCGTCTTCTCAACTTACGAAGAACATGGAGGAGGAAGTGTGCCTTTTTTAGTGAAGTTTATGTATGAAAAATGGCAGGTGAGTCAAGCACTTATCTCTGATATTACATGGGTAACCGACGGAGTCAAACATCATGAAGGTGTGGCCATTTCCCTTAGGGATAAATATATTCCCCGGAAAAAGTTTGTCGACAGAATAGTTGAGCTTGCACAAAGTAGTGGTGTGCCATTCCAATTGGAAGTTGAAGGTGCAGGAGGAAGTGATGGCAGGGAAATCCAAATGAGTCCTTATATGATTGATTGGTGCTTTATTGGTGCGGCCGAAGATAATGTTCATACTCCCTATGAAAAGGTGTCACTCAAAGATTTAGCATCAATGATTGAATTGTATAAATACTTAATGGTTCATTTGTAA
- a CDS encoding ABC transporter permease encodes MNKVFLVIKREYLARVRKKSFLLATLITPLVFPAILGIFLWISLSDEGGEALKIIEVVDDSGRFFLESNGQYAFSYSKLPVDEAKAMVQEGKRYGFLYIPQVDIKNPKGIVYYSEKNPSMGLVSHLERELKRKIEEIRLFDTGIDPKVISEVRTNVSIQSVTLEESGEEKLSNAGVNYGLGFFLGILIYTFIFVYGTQIMQGVIEEKSSRIIEILVSSIKPFQLMLGKIIGIGAVGLTQFLIWIVLISTISTVVMGYFGMQMPQQQALEMANPEAAQTLANSSDIAQIMQVIQGIDFVQLVLTFLFYFLGGYLLYGAFFAAIGAAVDSPSDAQQFMFPVTIPLIASYFALFVFILDDPNSNISFWLSVIPFTAPIAMVGRASFGIPAFDLVISMIALIAGFLFTTWVAAKIYRIGILVHGTKVSYKTLWKWIKQSN; translated from the coding sequence ATGAATAAGGTCTTTTTGGTCATAAAGAGAGAGTATTTGGCTAGGGTGAGGAAGAAATCTTTCTTACTTGCTACTTTGATTACTCCTTTGGTGTTTCCGGCAATCCTTGGAATATTTCTTTGGATTTCGCTGAGTGATGAAGGAGGCGAGGCCTTGAAAATCATCGAAGTTGTAGATGATAGTGGCCGATTTTTTTTAGAAAGCAATGGCCAATATGCTTTTTCCTATTCAAAATTGCCAGTGGATGAAGCCAAGGCTATGGTCCAAGAAGGAAAGCGTTATGGGTTTCTCTATATTCCTCAGGTTGACATTAAAAACCCGAAAGGAATAGTTTATTATTCGGAGAAAAACCCAAGTATGGGATTGGTGAGTCACTTGGAAAGAGAGCTAAAAAGAAAGATTGAAGAGATTAGACTATTTGATACAGGGATTGATCCAAAAGTAATCAGTGAAGTAAGGACCAATGTTTCTATACAATCAGTGACATTGGAAGAGAGCGGGGAAGAGAAACTGTCCAATGCAGGAGTGAATTATGGTTTGGGGTTCTTCTTAGGGATCTTGATCTATACCTTTATTTTTGTGTATGGAACCCAAATTATGCAAGGGGTAATAGAAGAAAAATCCAGTAGGATCATTGAAATATTGGTTTCTTCCATCAAGCCTTTTCAATTGATGCTTGGCAAGATCATTGGTATTGGAGCTGTCGGTTTGACACAGTTTTTGATTTGGATTGTTTTGATTTCTACAATTTCTACGGTAGTGATGGGGTATTTTGGTATGCAAATGCCCCAGCAACAGGCATTGGAAATGGCCAACCCAGAAGCTGCACAAACATTGGCCAATTCCAGTGACATCGCGCAGATTATGCAGGTCATTCAAGGAATAGACTTTGTACAGCTTGTATTAACCTTTTTGTTTTATTTCTTGGGAGGTTATCTGTTATATGGTGCTTTCTTTGCGGCCATTGGCGCTGCTGTGGATTCTCCGTCTGATGCACAGCAGTTCATGTTTCCGGTGACCATTCCTTTAATTGCCAGTTATTTTGCTTTGTTTGTTTTTATCCTTGACGATCCTAATAGTAATATTTCATTTTGGCTGTCCGTTATTCCGTTTACTGCACCTATAGCCATGGTGGGTAGGGCTAGTTTTGGGATACCGGCTTTTGATTTGGTGATATCGATGATTGCCTTGATTGCAGGATTTTTGTTTACCACATGGGTAGCTGCAAAAATCTATAGGATAGGCATTTTGGTTCATGGTACCAAGGTGAGCTATAAGACACTTTGGAAATGGATCAAGCAGAGCAATTAA
- a CDS encoding nucleotide exchange factor GrpE, translating into MAEKDNLSKEDMNKEKLAAEEQVEAQDQEINNDKSAENQEASSEEVKGENGSSEELSVEQKLQAENQELKDKYLRLYSEFENYRRRTSKERLDLIKTASEGVLKDLIPVVDDFERAIKAEEKAEGSEKSLEGSLLIYNKLIKILESKGLVPMKDLIGNNFDADTQEAITQIPAPSEDMKGKVIDVVEKGYMLGDKVVRYAKVVIGS; encoded by the coding sequence ATGGCAGAAAAAGATAATTTATCAAAAGAAGATATGAACAAGGAGAAATTAGCCGCTGAAGAGCAGGTGGAAGCACAAGATCAGGAGATCAACAATGACAAAAGTGCTGAAAATCAAGAAGCATCAAGTGAAGAAGTAAAAGGAGAAAATGGCAGCTCTGAAGAATTGTCAGTTGAGCAGAAGCTTCAAGCGGAAAACCAGGAACTGAAAGATAAATATTTAAGGCTTTACTCGGAATTTGAAAACTACAGGAGGAGAACTTCCAAGGAACGATTGGACTTAATCAAAACTGCTTCTGAAGGTGTTTTGAAAGATCTGATCCCTGTTGTGGATGATTTTGAAAGAGCGATTAAGGCTGAAGAGAAAGCTGAAGGAAGCGAGAAGTCTTTAGAAGGTAGTTTGTTGATTTATAACAAGCTGATAAAGATATTGGAATCAAAAGGTTTGGTACCAATGAAGGATTTGATCGGGAATAATTTTGATGCCGATACTCAAGAGGCTATCACCCAAATTCCGGCTCCTTCCGAAGATATGAAAGGAAAAGTAATTGATGTGGTGGAAAAAGGCTATATGCTTGGTGACAAAGTAGTAAGGTACGCCAAGGTAGTCATTGGATCTTAA
- the dnaJ gene encoding molecular chaperone DnaJ — MAKRDYYEVLGVSKDASADEIKKAYRKMALKYHPDKNPDDKAAEEKFKEAAEAYEVLSNAEKKDRYDRFGHQGMSGNGGFGGGAGMNMDDIFSQFGDIFGGGGGFESFFGGGSRGGRRVRKGTNLRVKLKVNLKEVANGVEKKIKVKRHIVADGVSFKTCSTCQGSGQVKKVVNTMLGQMVSASACPACGGSGQIIDKKPDHADARGLILKEEVIPINIPGGVADGMQLSLSGKGNEVPGGVAGDLLIVIEEIEDEILQRDGNNVVYDLYTSFIDAALGAQIEVPTIDGKVKIKLDPGTQSGKILRLKGKGVKDLNGYGRGDQLIHVNVWTPKQLTKEEREKLESLRTSENFIPDPGKSEKTFFDKMKEFF, encoded by the coding sequence ATGGCAAAAAGAGACTATTACGAAGTATTAGGGGTATCTAAAGATGCCAGTGCGGATGAAATAAAAAAGGCTTATCGAAAGATGGCTTTGAAATATCACCCTGACAAAAACCCTGACGACAAAGCTGCTGAAGAGAAATTCAAAGAAGCTGCTGAAGCATATGAAGTGCTCAGCAATGCAGAGAAGAAAGATCGCTATGACCGTTTTGGCCATCAAGGCATGAGTGGAAATGGTGGTTTCGGCGGAGGTGCTGGGATGAATATGGATGATATTTTCTCTCAATTTGGAGACATCTTCGGTGGCGGAGGTGGATTTGAATCATTCTTTGGCGGTGGAAGCCGTGGAGGAAGAAGGGTGAGAAAAGGGACCAATCTTCGTGTTAAACTTAAAGTCAACCTTAAGGAAGTAGCCAATGGCGTAGAGAAGAAAATTAAGGTAAAACGTCATATCGTAGCTGATGGTGTTTCTTTCAAAACTTGTTCAACCTGCCAAGGTTCTGGTCAGGTGAAGAAGGTAGTCAATACGATGCTTGGGCAAATGGTGTCAGCCAGTGCTTGCCCAGCCTGTGGTGGAAGCGGTCAGATTATTGACAAGAAACCTGATCATGCCGATGCTAGAGGTTTGATCTTGAAGGAAGAAGTTATTCCAATCAATATTCCAGGTGGTGTGGCTGACGGGATGCAGTTGAGTCTTTCTGGAAAAGGAAACGAGGTTCCAGGAGGAGTGGCAGGTGATCTTTTGATCGTAATCGAGGAGATAGAAGATGAAATTCTTCAAAGAGATGGGAACAATGTAGTCTATGATCTTTATACCAGCTTTATAGATGCGGCTCTTGGTGCGCAGATCGAAGTTCCTACAATTGATGGAAAGGTGAAGATCAAATTGGACCCAGGGACGCAGAGTGGTAAGATTTTACGATTGAAGGGCAAAGGTGTGAAGGATTTAAATGGCTATGGTCGTGGAGATCAATTGATCCATGTGAATGTTTGGACACCAAAACAGTTGACGAAAGAGGAAAGGGAAAAGTTGGAGTCTTTGAGAACTTCAGAGAACTTTATTCCTGATCCAGGGAAGTCTGAAAAGACCTTTTTTGACAAGATGAAAGAGTTCTTTTAG